From Macaca fascicularis isolate 582-1 chromosome 14, T2T-MFA8v1.1, a single genomic window includes:
- the LOC102144188 gene encoding olfactory receptor 5J3-like, which yields MAEVNFTLVTEFILLGLTDRAELKMVLFMLFLLIYIISLVGNLGILFLIYVTPKLHTPMYYFLSCLSFVDACYSSVFAPKMLLNFFVEQETISFSACIVQYFLFVSLLTTEGFLLATMAYDRYVAIVNPLLYKVAMTKMVCIVLLFGSCVGGLINSLTHTIGLVKLSFCGPNVISHFFCDLPPLLKLSCSDTSTNELLLLIFSGIIAMLTFLTVVISYIFIVAAILRIRSAAGRHKAFSTCASHLTAVTLFYGSISFSYIQPNSQYSLEQEKVVSVFYTLVIPMLNPLIYSLRNKEVKEAVKRATEIKYFPC from the coding sequence ATGGCTGAAGTTAATTTTACATTGGTTACTGAGTTTATCCTTTTGGGACTGACAGATCGTGCTGAACTAAAGATGGTCCTCTTCATGTTGTTCCTGTTGATCTATATCATTTCCCTGGTGGGGAATCTAGGAATACTCTTTCTAATCTATGTAACTCCCAAACTTCACACACCCATGTATTATTTCCTTAGCTGTCTGTCATTTGTTGATGCCTGCTATTCATCAGTTTTTGCCCCCAAAATGCTGCTGAACTTCTTTGTTGAGCAGGAGACAATCTCATTCTCTGCATGCATTGTGCAATATTTTTTATTCGTGTCTCTCCTTACCACTGAGGGCTTCTTGCTAGCCACAATGGCTTATGACCGTTACGTGGCCATTGTGAACCCTTTACTTTATAAAGTAGCTATGACTAAAATGGTTTGTATTGTGCTCTTATTTGGGTCATGTGTGGGAGGTTTAATCAACTCATTGACACATACAATTGGCTTGGTGAAACTGTCTTTCTGTGGGCCAAATGTCATCAGTCACTTCTTCTGTGATCTTCCCCCACTGTTGAAACTGTCATGTTCTGACACATCTACGAATGAATTGTTGCTTTTGATCTTCTCCGGCATTATTGCCATGCTCACTTTTTTGACTGTGGTGATCTCCTACATCTTCATTGTTGCTGCTATCCTGAGGATCCGCTCAGCAGCAGGTAGACATAAAGCCTTCTCCACCTGCGCCTCTCACCTGACTGCCGTGACCTTATTCTATGGATCGATAAGCTTTAGTTACATTCAACCAAACTCCCAGTATTCCTTAGAACAAGAAAAGGTGGTGTCTGTATTTTATACCCTGGTGATTCCTATGTTAAACCCATTGATTTACAGCTTAAGAAACAAGGAAGTGAAGGAAGCTGTGAAAAGGGctacagaaattaaatattttccttgttaA